TCGCCGAATTAGCCACCCTCGACTCGAATAAAGTCTGGCTGGGCCGATTTGAAATTCGTAAACGCTTGGGCACAGGTGCAACGGGAAGCGTCTGGTGCGCTCGCGACGCACGTCTTGCACGCTGGGTCGCTCTGAAGGTTCCCCATGCGACACGAGTGATGAGCGAAACGAATGCGGCAAGGTTTCAAACCGAAGCACGCGCCGCCGCAGCAATTAGCCACCCCAATGTCGTCCAAGTTCATGAGGTGCTAATCGAAGACGGCTTGCCGATTTTGATTCAGCAATGGATCGATGGACCATCTCTTGCCAAGTACATGAAGGAACACGGTCCCCTGGACTTTGACTTGGCCGCCGACTGGATGGCACAGATTGCCGATGCGGTCGCCACCGCGCACGAATGCGGCATCGTTCACCGAGATCTAAAACCAGCTAATGTCATGCTGGACAAGAATCGTCCGATGGTGCTGGACTTCGGATTGGCGAGCTACCCACAGCTATCCAATGGCTTAACAAGCGAGGGCACTGTCCTTGGTACACCTGCTTATATGAGCCCCGAACAAGCCGAAGGCGGTGACGATGGAAATAAACCACCGACGGACATCTATGCGCTCGGTGTGATTCTTTACGAGATGCTGACCGGTGCACCGCCGTTTGTTGGCAAAGCACGCGAAGTCATTCAGGCGAACAAAACGAACATTCCGGTCCCGCCCCGCTCACGCCGCGCAGGCATCCCACGCGATTTGGAAACAATAACGCTCCGATGCTTGGCCAAAAGCCCCACCGGTCGATACCGAACCGCCAACGATCTGCGCGATGACCTGATTCGTTTTCGAAAACGCGAACCGATTAAGGCAAGGAAGGTTTCCGCGATCGAGAATGTTCGGGTTTGGATGCGGCTACACCCGATCGCGACGTTGCTCGGAACGATGGTGCCGTTGATTGTTCTCCTGACTATCTTCCTGGCGGTCTCTCAATTCCGTCAGCATCGGCTGGTCGACAAGTTGATCGAAGAGACTGTTGAAAACCGCGAGCTGGTTACCGAACACCACATGGTACAGTTGGCTCGAGCATCCCAGGAAATCAAAAGTGGCGACCGCCATCGTGGCTTGGCTATGTTGCGTGAAATTCCCGTTGCCGCAAGGAACTGGGAATGGCAACTGCTCGATATGGTTTCCCACTCGCCAGCCCAATCGATCCTAAACGGAAAAGCCAACAAAGATTTTGACGCACCGATCAACTCGCTCGAAGTCAGCCACCAACGAAGATTCCTTTTTGCCGCATCCGCGGATGGCAAAGTCATCCGATGGAAATTACCCGCTCACAAACCGCTCTTTCTAAAAGACCCAAACAAGCGTCCTCGATTTCCTAAACCCGAGGTTCTCTACGCGGGCGTTTCCGAAGTGACTGACCTAGCGACCAGCCCCAATGGGAAATGGCTCGCCTGGTCTAATATCGATGGCGACGTTTTTATTTGGAACCTTGAAGAGAACCAACTGGCACAGCATCTCGAACAAGCAGATCAAACAAATGCGAATACGCTGGCCTTTTCTCCAAAGTCCAATCAACTGGTCGTCGCCGGTGGAAACGAACTTGGCGAAAACGTTCGACCAGATTGGTCAAGCTGGATCACTCGCTATCAGCTGTCAAAATCGGGTGCTTTCGAACTAGCCGAATCGTATCATTGGGACCGAGCCGCATTCACATCACTCGTCTTCACTGGCGAAGACGAGATCTACTGCACGCGTGGAAGCCTGACCATCCCGGGTGAACTGTTGGAACAACGTGATATCGGAATGGTTCAGCGATGGCGTTTGGAAAATGGTCAACTACGGTCGGACAAAATGATCTGGCGAGGCACCGCGATGATGGGCATGGACTACCATCCGCTGACTCGACGGGTTGCATGGTGCGACGAAAGCGGCATGGTTTATGTCCGCTGTCTTGATCATGATTCCAACAAGTCGTTGTGCCAATTTCGAGTCGGAGAACAAGCTCTGACGCAGGTGAGATTCGCACCAAGTGGGCGAGAACTTGCGGTCACATCGCTAAATGGAAACGTCTCACGCTGGAATATCGGTTTACCCGAATCGTCCGAACCACACTCAGCATCCCAAAACCTGGAAGGCACCTCGGACGAAAAAGCCGCCTCTTCGAAGACGGACAATCAATCATCTCAACTGGCTGCCAATCAAGAAAGCTCTTCCGAATCATCCTTAGCAGCAACAAGCTCAGACACCCAGCGTCTTGCGAATGATCAAGAGCCCTCTGCACCGACCGCTTCCACTGAAATTCGGCCGACATTGGGTGTTCGACACGTCAAAGACTACTTCGGACATGAATCGCCTGTACGTGATGCGGCTTATCTGTTCCCGCCGATCCTAAAACCGCGTGAACTGCGGCAGTACTTTGGAACCGCGTATCTCGTTTCGTGCAGCGACAACGGCAACATATTTCAGTGGGGACATGAAAACCATCAGTCCATCGATGCGATCGAACTGCCAAGCCACGGGCTTCTGGACGCAAAATGGCTATCCAATGACAACATCATCGCGGTCAGCCTGAACCATCGAAAAAGCTTCCAACCGGGATTCCAAACTCACAAACTGCCATCAGCAACGATCGAACATCGATCGGTCAAACAAGTGAGGCAACTGTCGCTGCCGATCGCCAACCCACAGCAGTCGGCCGCCAACTTAATCGCTATCGCTTGCGCGGATCGAATCCACATCATGCGTCCTGGATCCGGCGAACCGCTTCAGCAATTAAATATTCCAGATAGCCGCCGTTCCCATTTCACAACCGCATGCGTCATCGATGAACGATATGTGGTCGCTGGCGTGACGCGGCTTGAAAAGCCGGTTAAAAGCCTGTCGCCGCAAACGCCGGCCGAGCTTGCAAAGAATCGTCAAATCAGCGTTCTCTTGTATGACCTACAGCATCCCGATCAACCATCGGAACGTGCCCTGGAAAGTAAGTCTGTCATCACGACCGCGCACTTTGCACCACAAGCGAATTTGCTGCTCATCGGGACCGCTAACGGAAGTTTTCTATCGCTGCCAATGCGTTTCCCCGTAATGACCGCAGATAAACCCGAGCAGCAATCAACATTGCGTCAGCATTGGCCGAACCAGACTATCCGGACACACGAAGGGCACCGTGGTGGCATCCTTGACATTGAATCTGTTGATGACGATCAGCTAGCGACCGTCGGACGTGACGGAATGTGCTACCTCTGGAATCTCACAGAACTTCGCCAACAAAAGTTCGCCCCCGAGAGTACTGCAATTCAAACCAAGTTGATGGTCAGTGCGGCACCGGTCAATTGTGTCACCGCAAACACTGATGGGAGCCGGTTGGCGACCGCCAGTGAAGACCGCATGATTCGAATCTGGGACACCAACAGTGGACTCGAGCTGGTTTCGATCGGCCCCAGAAAGACCCGTATCATGTCGATCCAATTCAGCCCCAACAGCGACAAACTGCTGATTGCCGACCCGACCGGATACGTCGAAGTCATTCGCCTAAATGGACGACCAGCAGGCGAATCAGAGAATCAAAAATAGAACATCATCACGAATCAGTCGATTCCCAATTGCGATGCCACGCTCGCTTCGTCGCTGGTGCCGATCGCTTTGAAAACCTCCCATGCGGGCTTGGGGCTTCCGATCGGGTTGGAAGAACTCGGCAAGCCGCGAAGCCCCAAACGCAGGCCGCCTTCGTTTGGGTGATCAACAGGTCGGTGATAATCAAACGCGATAACCGATGGGCAATTCCGAAGCGTTTGCCAAGTTTTTAAAAGTGCCTGTGCCTGGATTTTCAACTGCTCGGGATGGTCTACAGCCGCATGATATCCCTGCTCGCTACAGATCACCGGCCGTAGTGCCCCGCCTTTTTGACGCATCTCGGGCTGATGCATCAATCGATCAAGCACGGACAAATTCTTCATCGTGATCAACTCGGTCTGATCAGTATCGTCGACTTTGGTATCGTTCCAAAAATCTGCGTTCCAAAGACTCTCAGGATAGGGATGGTAAGCCACTCCCCAAGCAAAGTCGCCGTGCAGTCGACTATCGCTCGCTAGCCATCGAATCATCTCTCTTGGCGCATAGGTCTTCCATGCGATGCAGTCCGACGCGTTCCATCGGTGGGTTAGCGAAATGAAGACTTGTGAGTGACGGTTGTATTGCCGCATGACATGGTCGACCAATCTCATCGAACGCAGGTAGTGCTCCATAAACACCTCGAAAGGCTGCTCGCCCATATTGGTCCACTGCCACCCATAGTCGACTTCGTTGTGAACAATCCAATGGTCAACACGCAACATCGATTCAGATCCACCATAACGACGCCCCAGCACATCCAGCGCAGCGAGGTACCGGTGCACCGAAGGTTCTGATGTCAAATCCGGCATCGCATAAGGCCCTGCTTGGGTTGCCTCTGGATGCGCAAGCGAAGTACCAGTGTGGTGGTTTCCTGATTGGATCAACAGGATCCCCGCGACAACGCATTCGGCCTGCCGAGCGACCCGGATGTTGCGGTCGTACCCTGATAGCCTTGCCTCGTTGACCCACCACTGACGACCATTGATTTCCGTTGGAACCCATCCAATGATTTCTTCGGGGCTAACCAAGCCATCAATCAGCAGATTGACCGACGCATGCCCCAGCCCAAGCTCAACAAGTGTCTCCGAATCGAATCGTGTATCGATACAGGTCAGACCTTTCGCAGCATGCAATACAGCTGGTGGCTCGCGGTCACTCTGGTCCACACTGACAGGGATATAATCTTCGGCCGATTCGGGTCGCCATTGCCTGCCATCCTCAGAAAGCGAGACGATCTGGAATCTTGAACCAGGAAGCAACTTTCTCGATTCAGCTTTTGACAGCCGAACTTCAAAACGCCCGTCACTGCTGGGATTCAACTTCCAGGTTTCACGTTCCTGCACACCAAATGACTCTGAAGCAATCTCCGAAGGCAGACGCACGGTCAACGAAAGACCGTCATCCACTTTCGTTAACTCTCCGGCAACCCGTATGTCGCCTTGCATCGCGACGACTTGCTTTATGTCGGCAGACCAAGTTCTGGTTTGATGATTCGCGATTCGCTCGGCCAACCGTTGCTTGGCTTCACGCTTGCCGCGTTCTTCCTTTTGTTGCTGCTGCTCGGCTTCGGTCATTGGACGGACAATCGCATGCCGCACGGTGATTCGCACGTCAGCTTTGGTGCCCAGATCCACACGCACTGACACCGGCATTTGGACCGGAAGGCGATCGGCAAGTAATTCAGAAAGGTTGACCGTGTAGTTCGTCCAACCTTCAGCCTTGGGAATATTTGGAAGCGTCCACACCGGTGACAGGCTGGCATTATCGCCTATCCGCCATTCCAGATTCTCGACCCCGTCTGCACAGAAGTAGCTCAGCTCAAACACCCAGTCGAGTTGCTGCTTTGACAACGATGGCAATTCAAACCAAACGAATGGGTCCGTCCCGCGAGTAGTCAACCCAATCTCGGAATCGCCCGAATGAAGCTCAACTTGATTGTTGCGTGGCGCCAGCTTGTGCCAATCAATCGAAAGTTGTCCGCCGGCGCAGGCCGTCCCATAAGACGGATTTAGAAGCAGGTTAGCCAACAAAACAACGGCTACGACGTTCCGAGAAGTCATCTTTATCACACCGATTCGAGCAATTGAAACTGGCCCGAATCATAGTTGATGTGAAATGCGACTGTCAGAGCGTGAGCTGGATCAGCACACCTGCGGTGAAGCTTGCCAGTAAGCCGACTAAACGGGAACGACATTCACACGGTCGTCATCGGCGCTGATGACTTTGGCACGAATCAGCTGACCGGCTTCGATTCCATTTTGCTCAGTCAAGAATTCGGCTGCGGCATAGCGGCAGGTCGTTCCGCGAACAACCGATTGGTTTCCAGCCTGACCAATTGACGCTAGCTTACGAATCGATTCGACCAACAGCTGAACCTCTTCACCAACAAGGCTGTGATAGTAATCACGGCGTAGTTCGGTTTCGAGTTCCCCGAGTTGTCGAACACGTTCGGTTTTCACGTCGCCGGGAATCTGATCGGGCATTTCGGCCGCAGGTGTTCCACGGCGGGCGCTGAAGGGAAACGCGTGAATCTTTGAAAACCCAGCTTCGCGACAAGTCTGCAGCGTTTGCTGAAACTCTTCGTCTGTCTCACCAGGAAAACCGGCAATGATGTCGGTGGTGATCGCAGGCTTGACGAGCGATTGACGGAGCAAGCGACAACGATCGAGAAACATCTTTGTTCCCCAACGACGTCGCATCCGGCGAAGCACCGAATCGCTACCCGCTTGCAAACACAAGTGCAGGTGCGGAACAACGCGATCGGAATACTCGTTCATGACCGCAATCAAACTGCGAGTCACCTCGGTCGCTTCGATGCTGGACAAGCGAATTCGGAAGTCACCGGGCAACTCGCAAAGGCTGCGCATCAAATCAGAAAGCCGCGTCCAGTCCTCGCGTGGCTTGTTGCGATTCCAATCGACGCCGTAGTGCCCCAGGTGAATTCCTGTAAGTACGACTTCACGGTGGCCGGCTTCGGTTAAGCGCTGGACCTCTTCGGTGATGTGATCCAAGGGACGCGAGGTCAGATCTGGCCGCACATGTGGAATGATGCAGTAACTGCACCGCAGCAAGCAACCGTCTTGAACTTTGACATAAGCGCGATGCCGGCCCGAGAATCCGTCTAGCCCGGTAGGCACATCGACGACGCCAAAGCGAGACATCAAGTCCGGCAATTCTCGCTTGTCCGTCACCACATCCACCACGCCGGGAAGGGCGGCGACCTCTTCAGGTGCGCGAGTCGCATAGCATCCCATCACGACGATTCGTGCGTTGGGGTTGTCTCGCGACATACGACGGATCACTTGACGGCTTTTAGCATCGCCTTGATTCGTCACCGTGCAGGTATTAACGATGCACACGTCGGCTTGATCGCCATCGGCACAATCGGAGAATCCGACTTTCTGAAGTCCCTGTCGAACGAGTTCGGTTTCGTACTGGTTGACTTTGCAACCGAGCGTTGTCACACGCAGTTTCGCGCTCATGAAATTCTGTTGTTACTATCCTTCGACCGGCTCGATGGTTGCGGACATGCTGCCCTTGCAACGAGGAATAAGGTCGTCTTTGCCAAAGCCGTGTATCTGATCTCGTTTTAGTTCGGCATGTTCAAGCGTTGTGGTCAAGCAAATCGCTTTGCCTTTAAAGTCGACTTCGGTTGCAATCTCGAAACCTTTTTCGACCGGATGCCGAAACAGTTTCCGCATCATCATGACCACATAGTTGTAGCTGTGATCCGAATCATCCCAAAGGATGACGTTGTACATTGGCTGTCGTTTCGGCTTTGTCTTATTGGTTTTCTTGGTGGTTGGTTCTGCCACCACGACATCGTTTTCTGACATACTCGACTCAATGCTCCCTGCTGAGCTCCTCGCTGAACCTCAGTTTTGGCCCTCTGTTACTAACGCGAGGCCGGCCCTATTGTAGCGCCCAGGGTGAGCGACGGCAGACCCTTTTTTCGGTGCAAGCATCCGTTTTTTGCCCGATCTTGGTCCCAACTTCACCTCATCAACGACAACCTCCAACCGTGCAGGTCCGATGCCCTCCGAAGAATCATTCCGCGAAATTTTGACCGCAATCCAGTCTAGCTCGCAACGACACCTGGATGATCTGATCGAGTGGCTGCGGATTCCCAGTATCAGCAGTGACAGTGGGAAGGTTGGCGAAGTTCGAAGGGCTGGCCAATGGGTTCTGGAAAAGTTCAAAGCCGCCGGACTGGAAACTCGTATCATCGAAACCGACGGGCACCCGTTTGTGTTCGCGCAAACCCCCGAAGTTGCTGGAGCCCCCGTTGTTCTGGTCTACGGGCATTACGACGTCCAACCCGTCGAGCCCGTCAACGATTGGATCAGCGGCCCATTCGAACCGACGATCCGCGACGGAAACCTGTACGCCCGCGGTGCGACGGACGACAAAGGTCAGGCACTCACACACGTCCAAAGCGTTTGCGATTGGCTTGCCAGCGGTAAAGCACTACCGTTGCAAATCAAGTTCTTGATCGAAGGCGAAGAGGAAGTCGGCAGCGAAAACCTCGAACGACTGCTGCCCGATATGTCCGACGAACTGGCATGTGACTGCGTCGTGATCAGCGATAGCGGACAATACGCCGACGGACAACCCGCAATTACCTACGGATTACGCGGGATCGCCACTTATGAATTGCACATCAAAGGCCCCAGCCAAGACCTGCACAGTGGATCTTTTGGCGGCGCCGTAATGAACCCCGCGATCGCGCTGTGCAAAATGCTGTCATCGATTGTCGATGCAGACGGCGTCATCCAGATCCCGGGTTACTACGACAAAGTGCAGCCACTGTCCGACTCCGAACGCGAACAGTGGAAGCAACTGCCGCAAACGGACGAGAAATTTGCGGCCGGAATCGGCGTGAAAGAACTGTACGGTGAAAAAGGCTTCACAACCGACGAACGACGCTGGGCAAGGCCAACATTTGACATCAATGGACTGACAAGCGGACATCAAGGCGAAGGCGTCAAAACGATCATCCCCGCCGAAGCTTCCGCAAAGATCAGCTTTCGCCTGGTTCCCAACCAAGACCCAAAGGAACTGACCGAGCAGTTGAACGCACACCTAGCTGCAAACACACCTCCAGGAATCACCTGGAAACTGGTGTCCGACCATGGCGCCCCTGGAATGCTCGCGAGCACAGACACGCCATTTGTTGAAGCCGCCAATGTCGCCATCGAAGCTGCCTTCGGTGCTAAACCAGTCATGATCCGCGAAGGCGGTTCGATCCCAATCGTGACCCGCTTTCAAGAAACCCTCGAGTGCGATTGCCTACTGCTCGGCTGGGGCTTGTCCGATGACAACGCCCACAGCCCGAACGAAAAGTTCCGTGTTGCTGATTTCCATCGTGGGATCGAAGCCTCTGCCAGGCTCTGGCACGAGATCGCAAAACGGGCACAATAACTTTTCAATCGCAAGTAGACTCTCGCTTCTCCACTTTCAACTCCTCGCCTGATAGCTAACTAGAAATGCTCGATCGCAAGTTCATTCTTCAAAACCCCGATTTGGTTCGTGACAACTGCCAAAAGCGTGGCGTTCCCTGCGACATCGATCAAATTGTCTCGTTGGAATCACAGCGGATGGAACAACTTCAATTGGCTCAGGAACTCAATCGCCAAGCCAACGAAGTTAGCAAGTCCATCAAAAGTGCCAGCAACGAAGAACGCCCCCAGATCATTGAACGAGGACGTGAACTCCGGCAACAGAAAGACGATGCCCAATCCAAATGCGATGAACTGGAAGCGGCGATCCTGGAGATCCAAAAGTTCATCCCAAACCTGACTCACCCCGACGTTCCAGAAGGCGGTGAAGATGACGCGAAAGAACTATCGTTTGGCAAGACCGCCAAACCCAACTTCGATTTCAAAGCCTTGGACCATTTGGAGCTCGGCGAAAAACACGACCTGTTTGACTTCGAAGGCGGAGCACGCGTCGCCGGAGCCGGCTTTTACTTCCTACGTAACGCAGCCGTTCGTCTCGATTTGGCGCTGCAGCAATTTGCGGTCTCTTACTTGGGCGACAAAGGCTTCACGCCGGTCTCGACTCCTGACTTGGCACTAACGGAAGTTTTGCAAGGTACCGGGTTCAATCCACGCGGCCCCGAAACCCAAATCTACAGCATCGAAAATACCGAACTGAACTTGGTCGCAACCGCCGAAATCACCTTGGGCGGGATGATGAGCGGCCAAACGGTGCTCGATAGCGAATTGCCGATTAAACTTTGTGGT
This is a stretch of genomic DNA from Stieleria sp. JC731. It encodes these proteins:
- a CDS encoding WD40 repeat domain-containing serine/threonine protein kinase, with amino-acid sequence MDDSREKWITIDRLCDAYEASLQEGHTERAPFLAGVPSGWRDQLMHELDAIDAAYRDAKETREQTVTASPGEIGSRRLPKQSRLAELATLDSNKVWLGRFEIRKRLGTGATGSVWCARDARLARWVALKVPHATRVMSETNAARFQTEARAAAAISHPNVVQVHEVLIEDGLPILIQQWIDGPSLAKYMKEHGPLDFDLAADWMAQIADAVATAHECGIVHRDLKPANVMLDKNRPMVLDFGLASYPQLSNGLTSEGTVLGTPAYMSPEQAEGGDDGNKPPTDIYALGVILYEMLTGAPPFVGKAREVIQANKTNIPVPPRSRRAGIPRDLETITLRCLAKSPTGRYRTANDLRDDLIRFRKREPIKARKVSAIENVRVWMRLHPIATLLGTMVPLIVLLTIFLAVSQFRQHRLVDKLIEETVENRELVTEHHMVQLARASQEIKSGDRHRGLAMLREIPVAARNWEWQLLDMVSHSPAQSILNGKANKDFDAPINSLEVSHQRRFLFAASADGKVIRWKLPAHKPLFLKDPNKRPRFPKPEVLYAGVSEVTDLATSPNGKWLAWSNIDGDVFIWNLEENQLAQHLEQADQTNANTLAFSPKSNQLVVAGGNELGENVRPDWSSWITRYQLSKSGAFELAESYHWDRAAFTSLVFTGEDEIYCTRGSLTIPGELLEQRDIGMVQRWRLENGQLRSDKMIWRGTAMMGMDYHPLTRRVAWCDESGMVYVRCLDHDSNKSLCQFRVGEQALTQVRFAPSGRELAVTSLNGNVSRWNIGLPESSEPHSASQNLEGTSDEKAASSKTDNQSSQLAANQESSSESSLAATSSDTQRLANDQEPSAPTASTEIRPTLGVRHVKDYFGHESPVRDAAYLFPPILKPRELRQYFGTAYLVSCSDNGNIFQWGHENHQSIDAIELPSHGLLDAKWLSNDNIIAVSLNHRKSFQPGFQTHKLPSATIEHRSVKQVRQLSLPIANPQQSAANLIAIACADRIHIMRPGSGEPLQQLNIPDSRRSHFTTACVIDERYVVAGVTRLEKPVKSLSPQTPAELAKNRQISVLLYDLQHPDQPSERALESKSVITTAHFAPQANLLLIGTANGSFLSLPMRFPVMTADKPEQQSTLRQHWPNQTIRTHEGHRGGILDIESVDDDQLATVGRDGMCYLWNLTELRQQKFAPESTAIQTKLMVSAAPVNCVTANTDGSRLATASEDRMIRIWDTNSGLELVSIGPRKTRIMSIQFSPNSDKLLIADPTGYVEVIRLNGRPAGESENQK
- a CDS encoding DUF5722 domain-containing protein: MTSRNVVAVVLLANLLLNPSYGTACAGGQLSIDWHKLAPRNNQVELHSGDSEIGLTTRGTDPFVWFELPSLSKQQLDWVFELSYFCADGVENLEWRIGDNASLSPVWTLPNIPKAEGWTNYTVNLSELLADRLPVQMPVSVRVDLGTKADVRITVRHAIVRPMTEAEQQQQKEERGKREAKQRLAERIANHQTRTWSADIKQVVAMQGDIRVAGELTKVDDGLSLTVRLPSEIASESFGVQERETWKLNPSSDGRFEVRLSKAESRKLLPGSRFQIVSLSEDGRQWRPESAEDYIPVSVDQSDREPPAVLHAAKGLTCIDTRFDSETLVELGLGHASVNLLIDGLVSPEEIIGWVPTEINGRQWWVNEARLSGYDRNIRVARQAECVVAGILLIQSGNHHTGTSLAHPEATQAGPYAMPDLTSEPSVHRYLAALDVLGRRYGGSESMLRVDHWIVHNEVDYGWQWTNMGEQPFEVFMEHYLRSMRLVDHVMRQYNRHSQVFISLTHRWNASDCIAWKTYAPREMIRWLASDSRLHGDFAWGVAYHPYPESLWNADFWNDTKVDDTDQTELITMKNLSVLDRLMHQPEMRQKGGALRPVICSEQGYHAAVDHPEQLKIQAQALLKTWQTLRNCPSVIAFDYHRPVDHPNEGGLRLGLRGLPSSSNPIGSPKPAWEVFKAIGTSDEASVASQLGID
- the mtaB gene encoding tRNA (N(6)-L-threonylcarbamoyladenosine(37)-C(2))-methylthiotransferase MtaB, with product MSAKLRVTTLGCKVNQYETELVRQGLQKVGFSDCADGDQADVCIVNTCTVTNQGDAKSRQVIRRMSRDNPNARIVVMGCYATRAPEEVAALPGVVDVVTDKRELPDLMSRFGVVDVPTGLDGFSGRHRAYVKVQDGCLLRCSYCIIPHVRPDLTSRPLDHITEEVQRLTEAGHREVVLTGIHLGHYGVDWNRNKPREDWTRLSDLMRSLCELPGDFRIRLSSIEATEVTRSLIAVMNEYSDRVVPHLHLCLQAGSDSVLRRMRRRWGTKMFLDRCRLLRQSLVKPAITTDIIAGFPGETDEEFQQTLQTCREAGFSKIHAFPFSARRGTPAAEMPDQIPGDVKTERVRQLGELETELRRDYYHSLVGEEVQLLVESIRKLASIGQAGNQSVVRGTTCRYAAAEFLTEQNGIEAGQLIRAKVISADDDRVNVVPV
- a CDS encoding ATP-dependent Clp protease adaptor ClpS; the protein is MSENDVVVAEPTTKKTNKTKPKRQPMYNVILWDDSDHSYNYVVMMMRKLFRHPVEKGFEIATEVDFKGKAICLTTTLEHAELKRDQIHGFGKDDLIPRCKGSMSATIEPVEG
- a CDS encoding dipeptidase, which produces MPSEESFREILTAIQSSSQRHLDDLIEWLRIPSISSDSGKVGEVRRAGQWVLEKFKAAGLETRIIETDGHPFVFAQTPEVAGAPVVLVYGHYDVQPVEPVNDWISGPFEPTIRDGNLYARGATDDKGQALTHVQSVCDWLASGKALPLQIKFLIEGEEEVGSENLERLLPDMSDELACDCVVISDSGQYADGQPAITYGLRGIATYELHIKGPSQDLHSGSFGGAVMNPAIALCKMLSSIVDADGVIQIPGYYDKVQPLSDSEREQWKQLPQTDEKFAAGIGVKELYGEKGFTTDERRWARPTFDINGLTSGHQGEGVKTIIPAEASAKISFRLVPNQDPKELTEQLNAHLAANTPPGITWKLVSDHGAPGMLASTDTPFVEAANVAIEAAFGAKPVMIREGGSIPIVTRFQETLECDCLLLGWGLSDDNAHSPNEKFRVADFHRGIEASARLWHEIAKRAQ
- the serS gene encoding serine--tRNA ligase yields the protein MLDRKFILQNPDLVRDNCQKRGVPCDIDQIVSLESQRMEQLQLAQELNRQANEVSKSIKSASNEERPQIIERGRELRQQKDDAQSKCDELEAAILEIQKFIPNLTHPDVPEGGEDDAKELSFGKTAKPNFDFKALDHLELGEKHDLFDFEGGARVAGAGFYFLRNAAVRLDLALQQFAVSYLGDKGFTPVSTPDLALTEVLQGTGFNPRGPETQIYSIENTELNLVATAEITLGGMMSGQTVLDSELPIKLCGLSHCFRTEAGAAGRASKGLYRVHQFTKVEMFAFTLPEQSDAIHEEMRGLECEIFDALEVPYRVIDTASGDLGGPAYRKYDLEAWMPGRGESGEWGEVTSTSNCTDYQSRRLNVRYKVASEKGTKYVHTLNGTAIATGRAMIAILENHQRADGSIAVPKALQPWMGCEVIQ